From the Synechococcus sp. KORDI-49 genome, the window TGAACCGATGTTCCGGTTCCCATGAGTAGCTGTTGTCTGCTGGATCCCAGGGGGCTCCGATCGGCTCGGATCCGCTGTGCTTCAGCCGCTGCTGCAGTTCCGATGTGAGTTTCCGCGGGTAGGGCTCGATGTGCCATTGCGCACGACGGCTCATCCGTGCCACGGACTGTTCAAGCCGGATCAGCAGTGGCTCGACGCGGCAGCGGTCGGAGAGGGTGACCACCACTTTTCCGGGAGAGGTCGTCCATCCGTCTCGTCGGGGGGTGAGTTTGTGCAGTGCCGCTGTGCAGGGGCGCTCCAGCGGGATGGAGAGATGCAGCCTGCTGATGCCGTCCTGAGTGGCTGCGCTGCGAATGTGCTGCAGCAGTCGGCTGGCCACCCCCTTCCGGCGTTCGTCTGGCGTCACGACCAGGCTCACGACAGAAAGGATGGTTCCTGACTCTGAAGCGATCCGTTTCGCGAGCAACAGTCCACAGGGGCGGTTGTGGACGTCTTTGGCCCCCCAGGCCTGCCACGTGACTCCGATCTCAGCGATGCGGGGGCGCAGGATCGCTGAACAGAGGTGGCTGAAGCTGCGGCTGACCTGATCAGCTGTCAGCAGCTCCAGGTGGTGATCATGGGAATCGCTCAAGGCGGAGATGGTGGATCCGGGCGGCGAGCGGCAGATCAACCTTTCGGCAGAATCCTCAGGCAGGCGCGCGGTTGACAGTGCACTTCCAGGACATCATCAGCACCCTCAACCGCTTCTGGGCAGACCAGGGCTGCCTGTTGCTGCAGCCCTATGACACCGAAAAGGGGGCGGGCACCATGAGTCCGCACACGGTGCTGAGGGCCATCGGTCCTGAACCCTGGGCCGTGGCCTACCCGGAGCCCTGCCGACGTCCCACCGACGGCCGCTACGGCGATAACCCCAACCGCGCCCAGCACTACTTCCAATACCAGGTGCTGATCAAGCCATCTCCCGATGGCATTCAGGAGACCTACCTCGCCTCCCTGGAGGCCCTTGGCATTCAGGCGGCCGATCACGACATTCGTTTCGTCGAGGACAACTGGGAATCCCCCACCCTCGGGGCCTGGGGTGTGGGGTGGGAGGTGTGGCTGGATGGCATGGAGGTCACCCAGTTCACCTATTTCCAGCAATGCGGCGGCATCGACTGCAAACCGGTGTCGATCGAAATCACCTACGGCCTCGAGCGGCTGGCGATGTACCTGCAGGACGTGGAAAGCATCTGGGATCTGAGCTGGAATGCCTCGCGCAGCTATGGCGACATCTGGCTGCCCTTCGAGAAAGGTCAGTGCCAATTCAATTTCGAGGGGTCTGACCCTGAACGGCTCAAGCAGCTCTTCGCCATCTATGAGGCCGAAGCCTCTGATCTGATCGAGCAGCAGCTGCCCGCACCGGCACTGGACTTCGTGCTCAAGTGCAGCCACACCTTCAACCTGCTCGAGGCCCGCGGCGTGATCTCGGTGACCGAACGCACGGCCACCATCGGTCGGATCCGCAACCTGGCACGCAAGGTGGCGGAAGCCTGGTTGGCGGAACGGGAAGCTCTCGGGTTCCCTCTGCTGAGCGAGGCCAAAGCGTCCGAGACGGTGCCTGTGGCCTAGTCATCCAGGCGGGGAACTCTTCCTGCAGCCTGGCGAATTCTCCTGACCCGTTCATGGCCTGTCTGCAGCATCGCTCTGATGCTGTTTCTGCTGCTTCTGCTGCGCGGTCTGATCTGGGGAGCTCCGCAGCCCGGTGGACAGGATCCCTCCGCGGTGATCCGCAGCGGCTCGCGTGAACCCCGGGTCCTCGTCGGGCGGGTGCTGGCGGATGCGCGGCAGTTCGATCCAGGCTGTTCCGTGTTGCTTCAGGTGCAGCGGCTCGATGGCCAGCGCCGGCACGGGCGCACGGAGCTGCAGTGGCGGCAGTGCGGGCTTTCTCTCCAGCAGGGTTGGCGCGTGCGTGCCGTCGGAGACTTGACGCCACCTGATCAGGGGGCTCATCCCCTCCTCCCGGGAGCAGCGGAGCGGCTGGCATCCCGTGGCAGCTGGAGTCAGCTCAGGGTGTCACAGCTGGAGGTTCTCGAGCGTCCGTGGACGCCACTGGCGGATGCCCGTCGCTCGATCGCGCGGGGGATGCAGCAGCTGGCCGGCCCCGAACGGGGCGGACTGCTGGCGGCGCTGGTGCTCGGGGGTGCTCAGGTGCAGCTGCCGGAATCCCTGCGTCAGTCCTTTCGGGTGGCTGGCCTGTCTCATGCCCTGGCCGCTTCTGGATTTCACCTGTCCGTTCTGCTCGGGGCAGCACTGTCGCTCGGTCGGTTGTTGCCGCGATCGGGTCGACTCGCTGTAGCGGCCCTGGCGCTGGCGGGCTTCCTGATGCTGGCCGGGCCTCAACCTTCGGTGGTCCGGGCGGTGCTGATGGGAGGGATCGCTCTGCTGATCCGGGAATCCGGGGAACGCAGCCGGGGCTTCGGGGTGCTGTTGCTCACGCTCAACGGGATGCTGCTGTTGCATCCGGCCTGGGCCCGCTCGATCGGCTTTCAGCTCAGTGCAGCGGCCACGGCCGGTCTGATGCTCACGGCGCCTCGACTGGAACAGGCTCTGGTGCGGCGGCTGCCACGGCGATGCCGCTGGCTGGCGCCGGCACTGTCCGTTCCTCTGGCGGCGATGGCCTGGACGCTGCCGCTGCAGTTGCTGCATTTCGGCTCGACCCCGCTGTATGCCCTGCCGGCCAATCTGCTGGCGGCACCATTGCTGGCTCCGCTGACGCTCTCCGCCATCGCCCTGGCCCTGGGAGTGCTGGTGCTTCCAACTGGCTTTCTGCAGCTGCTGTGCTGGCCGGTCCAGCAGCTCGCCGGAGTGCTGATCGTGCTGGTGAACTGGATCAGCAGCTGGCCCGCCGCTCAGCTGCTCACCGGCCGGCCGCAGCTCTGGCTGGTGCTGCTGCTGGCCGCTGCCTTTCTGCCCTGGTTGATGCCGGCCCCGAACCGGGTCCGACTGGCTGCAGTGCTGCTGTTGCCCGTCGTTGTTTGTTTGCACGCCGGCATGCAGCTGGCGGATGGGCTGGTCTTTGTCCATCGCCATGGCCGGCACTGGCTGCTGGCCCGCCACCGCGGACGAGCTGCGCTGGTGGTCAGCCATGCAGACAAGTCCAGCTGCCGCATGGCCCGCCGCCTCATGGATGGTTACGGCCACCAACGGCTGGACTGGCTGCTTTTGCTGGATCCGGTTCCCTCCGCTGGGGTCAGCTGCTGGCAGGGCCTGGCCCGGCACGTTTCGGCCATGCAGCAGGGCCAGCCAGCTCTGGCTCCGGGGCAACGGCTCATCAGTGCAGGACTGTCGGTGGAGCTGCTCGCGCATCGCGGTGAGCCACTGCTGCTTCGGATCGGCCGTCAGCGCTGGCAGGTGCTGCTCCGCCCTCAGTCCCTCTGGTCGCTGCAGGACGCTGACGTCCTCAGCACCGGCATCACCGGCACCTGGCTGGGATTCCGCCCTTCATCTCAGCAACGCCGCTGGCTGATGGCCCATGGAGGCAGCCTGAAGGTCGCCGACTAAAGTTCTGAAGCGCCGGATGGCGTCTGGAGAGGTGGCAGAGTCCGGTTGATTGCGCACGACTCGAAATCGTGTAGGGGTCACACCCTCGTGGGTTCGAATCCCACCCTCTCCGTTTCTACAGCATCCTGAGTTGTTCAGGGTTGTTCAGAATCCGTTGCAGCGCAATGGGTCTGGTCGTTTTTATTGTCTGCCGTTGTCCTGTTTTGTGCGTGAGTGTGCGTCAGCGGTGTTAGGTAATGTGTTAGGTATTGACGAGCAGGTGTTAGGTATTAATATCCGTGTTAGGTAATCCTTCAGATGCCTTTCACCGACAGCGATTTAAGGGCGTTAAAACCGCAAGCGAAGCAATATCGCGTTGCGACTGGGAATGGTCTGTTTGTAGTCGTCTATCCGAACGGCAGCAAGTACTTCGTCTGGGGATATCGGTTCCCACCTGGTCGTGGTGGTCAGCAGAGGTGGCACCACATCGGTGTGTATGGACGTGGTTCAGGGCAATGGACCCTCAAGGCAGCACGGGATGAAAAGGACCGTCTGGACCTGATGAGGAAGGAGGGGCAAGACCCCAGGGCAGTGAAGGCAGATGCCAAGAGAGCAGTCGAGAAGCAAACAGTTGTTCCCAACCTCAAGGCGGTCGCTGAGGACTACCTAGAGCGTTCACGGAATCGCCAATCAACCGTGAACGACTACCGCAACATGCTGTTCAACCAGGTTTTGCCTGTTCTGGGTGAGGAGTCACCTGTGAACCGCTTTGAGTGGGACAAAGGCGGCAGACAGAAAGTCCTGGATCTGAAGAAGGGGATAGAGGCAAGAGGGTCGCTCTATCAGTCCGACAAGTGCCTCATGGTGATGAGGTCGATGTTTGAGCACGCCATCGACAACGGGTGGATGCAACCACCGAACCCAGCACTGGGGTCGAAGGGTGCCAAGTCGAAGCACGAACCCAAGCACCACCCAACTCTGGAGTGGAACCAGTTGCCTGACTTCTTTGACGCTCTGCAGAGGAACGATCCAAAGGGTTCGTTCGTTGTGGTGTCAGCGGTCAAGGTCCTGTTCCTCACTTTTCTGAGGGTGAACTCCTTGGCAGGTTTGAGGTGGGATGAGTTGGATGAGAAGAAAGGAATCTGGACTGTCCCTGCTTCACGGATGAAGAACAACAAGGACCATCACGTCCCACTGACCAATCAAATCCTTGACGTTCTGGAGGACCTCAGGACGCTGAACGGACATCAGGACTACGCGTTCTTCACAGGCAGAACGGGGAAGCACCCCTACATGAACCCTTCATCGATCAATGCCCACCTGATCAAGTTGGGATACAAGGGGATCCTTGTCGGGCATGGAGTGCGAGCAATTCCACTGACGGCAGGTCAAGAGGTGCTGGGATTTGCTCCTGAAGTCATTCAGAGGCAGATGGCGCACAGTATTGGCGACAAGGTTCGACAGGCATATGACCGATCGAAAATGATGGAAGAGAGAAAGGCATTCATGGTTGCTTGGTGCGATGCACTTTCTGATCAAGGGTTAATCACATAAAAGTATCGATAATCACTTCTGACGGTTATCACCTCCTGACGGTTATCCCTAAAGACCATTGCCCACAGGAGGTATAACGTTAACTTTACGGTTACCAGAGTGATGTTGATGATCTGTGGAGTTACTTCAACGAATGAGGATTGTTGGTAGCGGATTAATCATTGCTGCTTATTTCATCACTCTGAATCTTGATGTTGTGACTGGTGTTGCTGTTCACTTGACAGCAATGATTATCTCAGTGCCTTATTTCATTAAATCGAAAGCATGGGATGTGGTAATTATGATGACTTTTCTTATGACGATAGGAGCAGGGAGACTTGTTACGGCAGCGATATGAATCATCTAATTATTCGCTCGCAAGAATTGCCTTGTACGACTGATTTTGCATTGTTAATCTGTTAATTTGTTATCGCTTTCTGTATAAGGCGTCTTATTTGCCGTGACACTTATAAGTGGTTCATTCCGCAAAGGTTCAAATAAATGGGGTAGAGCGAGTGATCTAAGGGAGTGTGTTATTAGATGACTCCCTTCTCGAAGGTCGAAACTATATAAATAAATGCATACATGACATGAAATTATATGGAATTGTCCAAGTGAGATCGAATTAGCGACAGGAATGAAAAGACCCCGCCTGCCTGTACGGCAAATGGGGTCTTGCGTAACAATAAATCCACCTGTTTTTATTTATCAGTTCTATACCCAGGAAGACACATGCCTTCTATTCAAAGCGGAAAGAATATCAGTATCCATTTTACTGAAGATGAAATCCCTTTACTCGATGAGTTTGAGCAGTATCGCAAGCAGAACTACATCAATCGTTCTGGTTGGGTCAAACAACATATGAAAAAAGCATTGACCGAAAACAAAAGACGACTTGCGTTTAGATGAAATGAAAAACCTGAATATCAAAGCATTGACTTACGAAATGTTGGTCGAACTATCTGGAAAGAAGAGCAAACATGATATCGAAAAGTATCTTGATCAATTAATCAAAGACATATACGCGAGGAAGTGATGTAAACCAACTCCAAGACCAAAGAGACTGGGCACCATATCAGTTCAACAAGTTCCGCAATGGGCAGAGATTCATCCCACTGACCCCAACATGTATCGGACCTGTTTCTTACAAAGCGACCACTTGGCGAAGAAGATTCGAATTCGTGGGGAGACCAACTGGGTGTATGGAGAAGTACCTCCAACAATTCGTGTGGTGCATCTGATGCACCTTGCAAAGATCACAGCAGGCACCTTGTTTTAAAACAGGAGATACAAATGAAGTCCTATAAGCAATTCATCAGCGAGGCAAGGGAGGTAAAGGCATTTCTTGCTGGTGATCTACCCATAACCAAGAGGAAGAAGAAGGTTGGTCAGAAGGTCGTTTCAAAAAAGAAGTCCAATGACCTCTCCGCCAGAGGAAATGCATCTGATGTGAGTGTTTCTTCTGCTTCATCACAAGAGGTCGACAACAGCAACCTCATCCATGTCGGTGGGAACTACATGGGACGTCCTGATTATTCCGAGTCAGTCGACATCGTGGTCGATGCGATGTACCGCCTCTTCCCACACCCTGAATGGAAGTTGCTGGAGGACACGCAGTCGTCGTTCTATATCTTTCGCACTGATACTCAGCAGGTGTTGGCGAAGGGAGTAGTTGGGTACGACAACGCCAAAGAACGTGCCTCATACCTCCGCAAGACACATGGTCTGAAGTTCGACCAGGTGCGCTTCAAGAAGGAGCGTGTGGCGACTGGTAGGTCCTCTGGTGCATCAGGACGCAGGACTGGTGGTCAGACCTACAGGGGAGGACGCATCGACACTGCAAGGAACTACAACCCTTCCAAGAGAGGGCATTTCAGAGGCGTCAATTACTCCGATGGGTCCTACGCAGACTTGGATTGAGCAGGTTGCCGCATCTTGCTCTGCTTTCTGCTGAGGAGAAGGAGAACCGTCAGAAGAGATAGTGGCGACCGTTCCTGGTTCAGTTGCCCGCAGGAAATAAACAGGCAGCAGAACTAATACTTTTTTCTTGCCTGACTAACTACAACAAGCACTGGTCCGAAAGCAAAAAGAGACGAAATTGCAATATTGCCCAACCTGTTCTGACCATCTTCTTTCCATGCATTTACATTATTCACGATACCAACAACGCCGAATATAATCACCACCAAATAAACAAGTGCCTGAGTCTTTGCCGCTGTCAAAACCTTGGGGTCAATGCCTTTGACATAACTGAAATCACCTTCCGAGTCAAGGTTGTCGATTGCAGTGTCTTTAATGATCGCCTTGAATACTCGATACAGATCCTGAATAATATAGGCACCCAAAAACAAGAATGCAAATGCCCAGAATGCACCTGGTGCCGCCTTATAGAAACCAATCCCTACATAAAGACCAACAATCCACTTGCCGATGTGAATAAGCAAAAAGATCAAATTAAAGGCAATTCTTTTGATGCTTCTTCTTCTCATGCCAAAAGTCTAATCATAATATTAGAGTAGTTGGAATTAAGAGTTAAATCAACAGCGGGATGGCATTCATGGGGATTAAAACTTATTTTTTATCCTTTTCAAAAGATCTACAAACCGTCCTGCTAGCGACCTTTTATGGTCTGGTCTTTCATTGATTTCATCAACAGGTGATTCAAATGCTCTCATATACTCCTCCGAAATTACCTCATACGTTTTCATGTAATCATCAAGAGTATAGTCGTCGTCAAAGTTGAACCTTTCAAGAAGTTTTGAATTGGTCATCGCTTCAAATTCTTTACGCTTGACCTCTGGGTGATCATCATCATCTTCTGGCGCACAATAGCAATCAACAATCCATTCATTGACCATCGCATTGATTAATTGGTCTCTGGTATAAGAACCTGGAATTGAATCAGATGGCATATCTGATACTCCGCAATTTTCCGTGTTATCACCACCAATCCAAGTCGTGATTACTTTCTGATCATAGTTAATGCACTTCAGCAAAGTCCCTGCAAGTCTTCGTGTAAGTTTTGCGTGATCAGATGATACTTTTTTCAATGCGAAAATCATAAACCTCATGCTGATATCAATATCACCTTTACCAGTTATGTCATTGTCCCAAATATAATCAATACAGGACTCTTTGGCGTCAGGGTTGATATTGACGAGTTCCTCAAGACTAGAGGTTCTTGAATCTCTAAAGTCAGAGAGAATAAGTTCCTGATGAATTTCATCAGATTTCTTCAGGTAATCAAGCAAGAGAAGGATATTTCCCTTATCAAAATATTCTCTATATATCGCTCCGCTGTCATCAGAAATGTAGAAATCATATAAATGATCAATGCAAGTCTTAAGATCATTGCAGTTGACAAGTCTAGATAGATCGCCATCTGGCATATGCTGAAGCATTGATATTATTTTAATATCTTCCGGGTCGGGTTTAGAGTTTGTGCCATTGCTACCGAATAAGGAGTTGAGTTCTCCGAGATCACTAAAACCTTCTTTGGAAGAATATTCAACCAACTGGTCAGTGGTCATACCAAAGAGGTTTATCCTTAAATCAAACTGCTCATCTATACTCAAAGAATTATCATCATAATATGCTTTCTCCAGAAGAGACTGGATGATGTCTTCTCTGCTCATGCCATAAGCATCTGATCCTTCAGTCATGACTTCTGCACCAGAGATAGCGATTATACAGTCGTCAATACGAATAAATCAATACAACCACCTATTCATGTAATCAGAAACAGATATCGAATCGCCATCGTCCTGATTGTCGTTGTCTGCTTCAATACTTTCAAGTATCTCCTCTTTGATTGATTCCAGGGTTAAAGACTTGATGGATTCAAGATGCTCCTCCGCACTCATATCCTCCTCAGGGTCAAAGTCATCATGAATTAAATACACATATTCATTTTGAAGGGCAGCAATTAGTTGCTCTTTTGTGTAGTCAGAAAAGTCATCAATCATGATACAGAAATTGCATGGTGCGCTCTCCTCATTATGAGACCTTGTTCGGACCTGAGCATCTCTCTCTTCAGGCAACCTCAGTGCACCAACGCATTTCCGCTCCACTGCGGACAATCCAGTTGCGGCACCTCTTCGTCAGGTCCTCTCCATGTGGAACCTGACAAGATGATGTCGCCCAGATTCACATTCCGAATGGCATAGAGCGCTTAGGTCAGGGAGACGAATCTCTCCTGAGGTTCTTGAGTTCCTGGCGGAACCGCTCCCAGAATTCTTCGATGAACTTGATGCCCTCGATCCCCTCAGCGGGGCACAACTTCGCCCACTGCATAAACGGGTTACCGGCAACGGTCTGGAACTTCGGTTCTCCTGCTGCATCCCCTTCGCGCCAATAAACGTCCTGGGTCCAGGCATCTGAGCGATCAGCATTCGAACTGCTGGCAAACTGCTCACCCTTGCAGTCTGCGAACAACCAGACATCGGCAACAGGAGGACCTGCACGACCTGACGCTGGTTCATCAACGCATTCCTTGGTTTCCCAGTCGCATCTGTTGATCCAGGTCCTGCGTCGAACTTATAAACGGATCCAACCGTCATCCATCTGCTCAGGAAGAGACAACTGCTCCGTCTCGACTCGGCACCCTGTTCCACACCCATATACAGGCAGTACAGAGTCCTGAGGAATCGCGATTGGCGCAAGTGCACCCGCAACTAGCAAGAGTACCTGCATTGCTTACGGGTCCACCAGGTCCACGAGACGAGCATCGTCATCCACGATCCTGAACCGCTTTCCTGTCGCCGCTGCCCGCGACTTCGCAGTCCTGTAGGCATCGCTCTCGTTGTGCTTCTCCTGGTAGCGATGCCATTTGCCGAACTGATCCTGGTATTGGAGGACGAACTTCATCTGAGCGAGTGCTGGAGCAGTGAGGGGCATGATTAATCACGAACTACTAGCAAAGACAACCAATAGGTAATACTCTTGTTCTATGTTGACTTGAAGGTTGTTGAAAGTATATTAACAATATTCCAAAATTTACTATGGTCTATCTAATCAATACCGAAGACGGCGATCATGCACACCTTATAGAGGAGCATGAGACCATAGAGTAAGCAAAGGCAGCATTTCTCAAATATGTTAGTCAAGGTGCTGATGAAGGAGAGGTGGCAATCGAACTAGTAACTGAAGACTATGAACCTGTTATGTACCATGACTACCAGACTGGTATTACTGCTGTAGATAATCAACTATAGATTCTCTCGTCATCACCAAGGACAGGCAAGAGATGCTTTTCTTCGAACTGAAGCGGGGACGCGCAAGGTGCAAAATTTGATATGTAAATCGGAAGAAGTTGAATTGGGCAGATGAAGAAGAATGTGATGAATGACACCTGCATTTAGGCGTAGAATCCCCCTTATTTCGTGCCTTCAGGGATGGGTCTGAGGACTGCTGTACGGAACTTCCTCAAGAAGGTCTTTGGCAACTCCCTTTATAGAGGGTTCAGGGATACCTATCGCGACGTCAGTCACGGGGACGATCAGAGGGAAGGACGGGTCACTGGAGACCTGAACGACTCCAAGTGGCAGTCGGTAGGTGCATCCACATACAAGTGGGTCTCCCCCAGCAAGGCACTTGGCGTTGCCCCTGAGTTGGAGGAGGCAAAGGTTGCCCCCAAGGAACCAGAGATCGACGTCGTAGAGGAAGAGCAGCGTCCTCTCCTCTGTGAGAAGTTCCTGGTCAAGGACTACCTCCTGATCGATTACGTCGACAAATCAGGCAACGCCACCAGGAGGCGTATCCGTGTCGAAGAGGTCTATGCCTATGACGACGGGGTCTTTGTCCTTCGTGCCTGGTGCCTTCTTCGTAAGGGGTATCGGACCTTTGTCAGTACCCGTCTGAAGGGGTGTCGTGATGCCTTCTCTAAAGAGACCATCTATGACCTTCTCTCCCGTCTGAAGAAGCGGTCGTATTCGGATCCAGGGAACGTCGCCAAGGAGATCCTTGATGACCTGACGTTGGAGATCGTCATCGCCATCTACTCGTTGATGAACTACTCAACGGGCAAGGGGTATGAGAAGCGGTACGTAAGCGGCAGGAAGAAGACCGCTCTGGTGGATTGGGTTTTGGAGCAATCCATGGCGCAGTCTCTGCTGTCGACGCTTGATGCCGATAAGCGAAGCGAAGTGGAGGACTTGGTTAGGGAGTCCATCGGTGATCACAAGGTCACCCAGAGCAGTTATGAGACCTGTGCTCGGGCAATGAAGAGGAGTCGATACGTCGCCTCTTCCCATGATCGTTATGAGGTCAGGCGACAGGACCTCATCCTCTTTGTGGAGGAGACCCTGGAGGGTGAACCTGCAAAGGACACTGCTGTCACTCGCCTTAAGGAGGACCTGCTGGATCCTTCCTTCCGTATTGGCAAAGAGGTGGACGTTGAGAAGTTCCTGAAGGAGTTCGACAAGGTCAAGAAGGATTCCAAGAAGGCAGAGCGCAAGTACAAGAGCAAGAAGAAAGAAGAGGTCGTCTCCCAGCGGTACAGGCGCTTCGAGCGTGGTGAACCTGCTCGCTTACTGGCGCTGGAGGTTGCACTGCGGCATTTGGAGGACTGCCTTGATGAGGAGCGTGTCCTGATTGGTAAGGACGAATTTGAGGAAAAGATCAGGGAGGAGGTTGCCCAGGCGTTCAAGGAGGAGGAATTGAAGCAGGCAGGGGAGATGTTCCGTAAGCGGGTTGGTCATGGCATCAGCACCGCCTACTGCGCCTTCGGACTACGCAAGGCAAACCGTTCCTGGTTCACGGATTCAACGGGTAAGTCCTGGTTGGATCTTCAGACCCGTAACCAGGCGGACTGATCGAAGCAAACACGAGGGTGTGGGAGGCACCACAAGGGTTTCCGAACACACTCGATCGCTATGCGTCTTCAGCAATGACTACTGAGGTCCCTCAACTGTGGGAGGCGTAATCGCCCTGATGGATCTAAAATCGAGGTAGGCAGAAGACCTGCGTAACGAACTCGGCAAGTAACCCTCTCTCCCAAGCAGCAGACCAGGCACCTGCTGGTCTTGCCGTCTTGCTCAGGGGCAATCGCATTGGCAGTCGGCAAGGGGCGGTAGAAAGGTTATAAGTGGGTATGACGGATCCACCTCCTAAGAGGTTGGCAAAACGAGGAAAGTGCGGTGAGGGAGTCCCCAAGTCCGCCGCTGTCCCGCAACTGTGATGGGGTTCGCCCCTCAGTCAGAACACTCGCCGTCTCCAATCCCTTTCGTTCTCGGCGAGGACCGAGGCATTCCATGAAACTTTCCCTTTTCCCCCTGGTTGCCCTGACCGCTGGATCCGCTGTGGTCCTTGGCACCCATCCCGCTCTTGCTCATGGCACTGCTGGTGGTGGTGCTCTTAGCGGTCTGACCCACCCACTGCTGGGGTTAGATCACCTGCTAATGCTGATGGCAGTTGGCACTGCTGCGTCCTTCATCTCCTCCCAACTGCTGCTGTGGGCACTGGGCGGGGCAGTAATCGGTGCTGTTTTGGGATTCACAGGATTCACCGTCACCTCTGCGGAAGTGCTGGCGGCACTGGCGATCTCAGCGGTAGGTGCGTTGATCCTGGTGGCGGGCAAAGTCGCCAAGACCTCCAACCTCACCACCATCAGCGAGGTGGTGGTCGCAGGAGGGATCGCTATTCACG encodes:
- a CDS encoding GNAT family N-acetyltransferase, which codes for MSDSHDHHLELLTADQVSRSFSHLCSAILRPRIAEIGVTWQAWGAKDVHNRPCGLLLAKRIASESGTILSVVSLVVTPDERRKGVASRLLQHIRSAATQDGISRLHLSIPLERPCTAALHKLTPRRDGWTTSPGKVVVTLSDRCRVEPLLIRLEQSVARMSRRAQWHIEPYPRKLTSELQQRLKHSGSEPIGAPWDPADNSYSWEPEHRFSRLLRGDRGQIIGWLITHIAGIDLLRYGKLWIDPGWEQTGAPLALLCDVMRTAHFQHGIETREGELCCPVRRGCFISHPTNERLHNLILRKFKPVCDSWVEVENCLLNL
- the glyQ gene encoding glycine--tRNA ligase subunit alpha, translating into MHFQDIISTLNRFWADQGCLLLQPYDTEKGAGTMSPHTVLRAIGPEPWAVAYPEPCRRPTDGRYGDNPNRAQHYFQYQVLIKPSPDGIQETYLASLEALGIQAADHDIRFVEDNWESPTLGAWGVGWEVWLDGMEVTQFTYFQQCGGIDCKPVSIEITYGLERLAMYLQDVESIWDLSWNASRSYGDIWLPFEKGQCQFNFEGSDPERLKQLFAIYEAEASDLIEQQLPAPALDFVLKCSHTFNLLEARGVISVTERTATIGRIRNLARKVAEAWLAEREALGFPLLSEAKASETVPVA
- a CDS encoding ComEC/Rec2 family competence protein is translated as MTRSWPVCSIALMLFLLLLLRGLIWGAPQPGGQDPSAVIRSGSREPRVLVGRVLADARQFDPGCSVLLQVQRLDGQRRHGRTELQWRQCGLSLQQGWRVRAVGDLTPPDQGAHPLLPGAAERLASRGSWSQLRVSQLEVLERPWTPLADARRSIARGMQQLAGPERGGLLAALVLGGAQVQLPESLRQSFRVAGLSHALAASGFHLSVLLGAALSLGRLLPRSGRLAVAALALAGFLMLAGPQPSVVRAVLMGGIALLIRESGERSRGFGVLLLTLNGMLLLHPAWARSIGFQLSAAATAGLMLTAPRLEQALVRRLPRRCRWLAPALSVPLAAMAWTLPLQLLHFGSTPLYALPANLLAAPLLAPLTLSAIALALGVLVLPTGFLQLLCWPVQQLAGVLIVLVNWISSWPAAQLLTGRPQLWLVLLLAAAFLPWLMPAPNRVRLAAVLLLPVVVCLHAGMQLADGLVFVHRHGRHWLLARHRGRAALVVSHADKSSCRMARRLMDGYGHQRLDWLLLLDPVPSAGVSCWQGLARHVSAMQQGQPALAPGQRLISAGLSVELLAHRGEPLLLRIGRQRWQVLLRPQSLWSLQDADVLSTGITGTWLGFRPSSQQRRWLMAHGGSLKVAD
- a CDS encoding site-specific integrase codes for the protein MPFTDSDLRALKPQAKQYRVATGNGLFVVVYPNGSKYFVWGYRFPPGRGGQQRWHHIGVYGRGSGQWTLKAARDEKDRLDLMRKEGQDPRAVKADAKRAVEKQTVVPNLKAVAEDYLERSRNRQSTVNDYRNMLFNQVLPVLGEESPVNRFEWDKGGRQKVLDLKKGIEARGSLYQSDKCLMVMRSMFEHAIDNGWMQPPNPALGSKGAKSKHEPKHHPTLEWNQLPDFFDALQRNDPKGSFVVVSAVKVLFLTFLRVNSLAGLRWDELDEKKGIWTVPASRMKNNKDHHVPLTNQILDVLEDLRTLNGHQDYAFFTGRTGKHPYMNPSSINAHLIKLGYKGILVGHGVRAIPLTAGQEVLGFAPEVIQRQMAHSIGDKVRQAYDRSKMMEERKAFMVAWCDALSDQGLIT
- a CDS encoding HupE/UreJ family protein; this translates as MKLSLFPLVALTAGSAVVLGTHPALAHGTAGGGALSGLTHPLLGLDHLLMLMAVGTAASFISSQLLLWALGGAVIGAVLGFTGFTVTSAEVLAALAISAVGALILVAGKVAKTSNLTTISEVVVAGGIAIHAMLHGLEAPKDSSTLIWWSGALLSSVLVCGGSYLLLKKLPKSVSKAAAVAFLAIGGLLAFGPLGLLAGGAGA